The Streptomyces sp. HUAS MG91 sequence AAGTAGCAGTTGATGTGATCCGGGAGGACCACGCCATGGCCATCAAGGACGACCTGCGCAAGACCTTCTCCGACCCGACCCCGCTCTACTTCGCCGCGGGCGCCGCCGAATTGACGTACCAGCAGGCGAAGAAGGTGCCGGGCCTCGTCGAGCAGCTGCGCGCCGAGGCGCCCGCGCGCTTCGAGGCCGTACGCAACACCGACCCCAAGGACGTGCAGGAGAAGGCGACCGGCCGCGCCAAGGAGGCGCAGGCCACGATCACCGCGAAGGTGAACGAGATCGTCGCCGTCCTCGACACCGACCTGAAGAAGCTCGGCGAGACGGCGCAGGAGTTCGCGCTGCGCGGCGTCGGCATCGCCGCCGAGGCCGCCGTCAAGGCGCGCGAGACGTACGAGAAGGTCGCCGAGCACGGCGAGGAGACCGTGCGGAGCTGGCGCGGTGAGGCGGCCGACGAGATCGTCGAGATCGCCGGGGCCGTCGAGCCGGACCCCGAGCCGGCGGCTTCGGCCACCACGGAGGCTTCGGCCACCACGGCCGAGAAGCCCGCGGCCGCGAAGAAGGCTCCCGCCGCCAAGAAGGCGACGGCGAAGAAGGCCCCGGCCGCCAAGAAGCCGGGTCCCGGCACCGCGCCGCAGGCCAAGTAGGGCGTACGCCGATGGGCCGGGCACGTATCGCGTGCCCGGCCCGTTGTACGGGTACGGTGACCGCAATGACGGGGCGCCGTGGCGCAGGCAGGTCGATTCAGGTGGTGGCGTTGTGCTGATGCAGGGTTTCAACAGTTTCTTGTCGCTGCTGAACCTCGCGTTGATCGTCTTCAGCGGCTTCGCGCTGGTCGACGCGGCGATCCGGCGTGAGGACGCGTTCCGCGCGGCGGACAAGAAGACCAAGCCGTTCTGGCTGATCATTCTCGCGCTGGCCTTCGTCGTGAACTGGATCTTCGGGATCCTGTCGTTCCTGCCGATCATCGGGCTCATCGCGACGATCGTGTACATGGTCGACGTGCGGCCCGCCGTCCGGCAGGTCAGCGGCGGCGGTGGCGGCCGCAGGGGCGGCTCCAGCAGCGACGGCCCGTACGGCCCGTACAACGGCGGGCGCTGACCCCACCCGGGTACCGAGCGGGGTCACCGGTCCAGCAGCAGTACCGCCACGTCGTCCGTCAGCTCGCCCCCGTTGAGGTCGCGCACCTCGTTCATCGCGGCCTCCAGCAGTTCCTCGCCGCGCAGGCCCTGGGCCTGCTGGCGGCGGATCATCTCCACCATGCCCTCCTGGCCGAGGCGCTGGTTCCCCTGGCCGATCCGGCCCTCGATCAGACCGTCCGTGTAGAGCATCAGGTTCCAGGACGGGCCCAGCTCCACCTGCATCCGCGGCCAGCGGGCCTTCGGCAGCAGTCCGAGGGCCGGGCCGCTGTTCTCGTACGGGAGCAGCGTCGCCGGGCGGCCCGGGCTCGCGATCAGCGGCGACGGGTGGCCGGCCAGGCACAGTCCCGCGCGGCGGCCGTCCGGCGCGATGTCCACCGTGCACAGCGTCGCGAAGATCTCCTCGTCCGAGCGCTCGTGCTCCAGGACCCGCTGGAGGGTCGACAGGAGCTCGTCGCCGCACAGGCCCGCGAACGTCAGGGCCCGCCACGCGATGCGCAGCTGGACGCCGAGCGCCGCCGCGTCGGGGCCGTGGCCGCAGACGTCGCCGATCATCGCGTGGACCGTGCCGTCGGGCGTGCGGACCGTGTCGTAGAAGTCGCCGCCGAGCAGCGCACGGGAGCGGCCGGGCCGGTAGCCGGACGCGAAGCGCAGGGACGATCCTTCGAGCAGCGGGGTCGGCAGCAGGCCGCGCTCCAGGCGGACGTTCTCCTGGGCGCGCAGCCGGGACTCGGTGAGCTTGCGCTGGGCCACGTCGCCGCGCTTGCGCTCGACGGCGTAGCGGATGGCGCGGCCGAGCAGCCGGCCGTCCAGCTCGTCGCGGAAGAGGTAGTCCTGGGCGCCCACCCGGACCGCCTCGGCACCGCGCTCGGCGTCGCCCGACGCGGTCAGCGCCAGGACGGCGTGCCGGGGCGCGAGGCGCAGCACGTGCCGCAGCGTCTCCAGCTCGTCGCCGCCGTCCCGGTCCGTCCTGGCGCCGGGCAGCGCGAGGTCGAGCAGGATGCAGTTGACGTCGTGCGTGAGCAGCCGCTCGGCCTCGGTGAGGTTGCGGGCGGTGCGGACGCGGATCGGCTTGCCCGCGGCGTCGGGTACCTCCGGGACGGTGAGGGACCCGGTCGGGTCGTCCTCGATGACCAGGAGCGTGAGGCCGGTGGTCTGGCCGGCGGTCGAGCTGCTGGTGTCCTCTGTGGCCATGGTGTCCGTGGTGTTCTCCGTGACATCCGTGGTGCCGAGGGCTCGGGTCGTGGTGCTGGTGCTGGTGCTGGTGCTGATGTCTGCGCTTTTCGCGGCCATGGGGCCGGTCGTGTCGCGGGCGGTCGGCCGGCGGGCCGGTCCGGCGGACGGTGTCGTGGACGCAGCTTGAGCCTGACCACCTTCCACGGCCGGGATCGCTCTCTGCCGCGGTACGGGTACGGGCATCGCTAGGTTTCCTTCCCTCCCCCCGAGGGCGCGGTGGGACGAAGGTCCTCGAACCACCGACGGGGACCTTAGCGTCAGCCGCCGCCCGAACGGAATGGTGAACGGAGATCGGCCACCGTCATATGCCGCGCCCGGGAGCGGAATTGGGCAGGTTCCGGCCCTTGGGGGCCGGATGCGGGATGACGAAGATCACGTCGGAACGGTGGAACTGGAGTGAAGGAAGTGTGATGCGTCACGTGGGCCGCGCCACGTGGTCCCGGCACCCCGCGGGCGCGCGTTCCGGCACCGCTCCGGCACCGCTCCGGCACCGGCTCCGGAACAGCTTCGGCACCGGCCCCCGGGGCGGCCCCGGCGCCCCTCACGCGTCGGGCCGCACGACTCCCAGGATCGCCATCGAGCCGGCGCCCGCCACGGTCACGGTCCGTCCGGGCCGCGGGGCGTGGATGATCGCGCCGTCGCCTATGTACATCCCGACGTGGCTGGCGTCGTCGTGGTAGATGATCAGGTCGCCGGGGCGCATGTCCTGGATGTCGATGTGCTTGAGCTGCTTCCACTGCTCCTGGGACGTGCGCGGGATGCCGTGGCCGGCCGCGGCCCAGGCCTGCGAGGTGAGGCCCGAGCAGTCGTACGACTTCGGGCCCTCGGCGCCCCACACGTACGGCTTGCCGAGCTGGGCGGTGGCGAACTGGACCGCCTTCTTGCCCGCGGGCGTCGCCCGGCCGTCGATCTCCTTCAGGACGCCCGAGGAGAGCCAGGCCGTCTGCGCCTGCTGCTCGGCCTGCTCCTCCAGCTTGCGCAGCCGCTCGCGCTCCTTCTTCTCCAGCCTGTTCTCCAGCTCCTGCGCTTCCTTGATCTGCCGCTCGATCTTCTTCTTGGCCGCGGCCTTCTCCTTGGCGCCCGCGTCCAGCTCTTTCCACTTGGCGGAGGCGTCGTCGGCGTAGCGCGCGAGATCGTCCTGGGTGTCGGCCAGTTGGGACAGCAGGTTCTTCGTGGCCTGCTGGCCCTGGTACATCCGGCCGGCGCTGTCGAGGAAGTGCTGCGGGTCGCCGGAGAGCAGGAACTGCGTCTCGCGCGGGATGCCGCCGTTGCGGTACTGCTCGCGGGCGACCGCGCCCGCGCTGCTCTTGAGGCGGTCGAGCCGGCGCTGCCCGTCGGCGATCTTCTGGGCCAGCTTCACGATCGCGTCGGACTGCTTCTCGGCCTTCTCCTCCGCGGCGTTGTACTCGTCCGTCGCCACCGCCGCGTCGTGGTACAGCTTGTCGATCTTCGCGCGGACCGCTTCCAGGTCCTTGCTCTTCGGTGTCGCCGACGGCGAGGGAGTGGGCGCCGGTGCCGCATGGGCCAGGCCGGGCGCCGCCAGGACGGTCACGGCGCAGACCAGTGCCACGGCCGCCATCGTCGTCGTACTCCGCTTGCTCATCCGCTCCGCCCCCACAGCCGAGACCGTCTCAGGCCACCCCACGGTGAAACCTGATTTACCGTCAGTAACTTGTGCGCGTTCGGTGGATGGTGCCACGTGTTCGCCGAATCCGACAGACCCCGCACGGTGTGACGAACGGCGCGCCGAGTTCGTTCCCGCCGCGCCCCGTCAGTCCCGCGAGCCCCCGACCGGCGCCAACGCCCCCCACGCCACGGTGACTTCGCCCTGTCGCCAGCGTGCCGGGGTGTCCACCACCGGCCAGTCGGCCGTCAGGGCGCGGACGGTGCTGATCCAGCGCTGCCGGGCCCCGTACGAGGCGTAGGGGGCCGCCGCCGCCCAGGCCCGGTCGAAGTCGCGCAGGAAGGCGTGCACCGGCTCGCCGGGGACGTTGCGGTGGATCAGCGCCTTGGGCAGCCGCTCGGCGAGGTCGGAGGGGGTGTGCAGGGAGCCGAGCCGGGTCGCGAAGGTCACCGTGCGCGGTCCTTCCGGGCCGAGCGCCACCCACACGTGCCGCCGCCCGATCTCGTCGCAGGTGCCCTCCACGAGCAGCCCGCCCGGCGCGAGCTTCCCGCACAGCCGCTCCCAGACCCCGGCGACCTGGTCCTCGTCGTACTGGCGCAGCACGTTCGCGGCGCGGATCAGCGAGGGCGCCTGGGCGAGCGGCAGCTCGAAGCCGCCGTGCCGGAACGTGAGCCCCTCGCGCTCGTACGGCTTCGCGGCTGCGACCCGCGCCGGTTCGATCTCGATGCCGACCACGCGCGCGCGGGGCGCGGCCTCGCGCAGCCGGGCCAGCAGCTCCACGGCGGTCCAGGGCGCGGCGCCGTAGCCGAGGTCGACGGCGACCGGGTCGGCGGCCCGGCGCAGCGCGGCGCCGTGCACGGCCGCGATCCAGCGGTCCATCCGGCGCAGCCGGTTGGGGTTGGTGGTGCCTCGCGTCACCGTTCCTACGGGGCGGGACGGGGTACGCGGGCTCACAGGTACGAGAGTACGCGGCGCCGCCACGCCGAGCCGCCGCGCGGTCTCGTACGGTAATGATTCGGCAAAGTGGAAATGGAGGGCCTCGGTCCGATGTTGCCGCTCTTGGACGAGGGCTTGTGCCCTCCGTCAGCCGTGCCCGCAGCAGGGGCCCGGCGCAGCCGCCGCCGCGCGGTGGCAGAGCCGCAGCAGAGCCGTAGAAGAGCCCACCAGGGCCGCCAGCAGGAGGACCGCACGTGAGTCAGTACGTGTCCAGGTTCCGCCGTACCGGAGCGGGTGCGGGCCCCGCCCGTCTGCGCTTCCCGTGCGCGCAGCGCCGTCCCCGCCGCATCGCCATGCTCAGCGTCCACACCTCGCCCCTGCACCAGCCGGGCACGGGTGACGCGGGCGGGATGAACGTGTACATCGTGGAGCTGGCCAAGCGCCTGGCCGCGATCAACATAGAGGTCGAGATCTTCACCCGGGCCACCACCGGCGGCCTGCCGCCGGAGGTCGAGCTGGCCCCCGGCGTGCTGGTCCGGCACGTCGACGCGGGCCCCTACGAGGGCCTGGCCAAGGAGGACCTGCCCGCCCAGCTGTGCGCCTTCACGCACGGGGTCATGCAGGCCTGGGCGGGCCACCGGCCCGGCTACTACGACCTGGTCCACTCGCACTACTGGCTCTCCGGGCACGTCGGCTGGCTGGCCGCCGAGCGCTGGGGCGCCCCCCTCGTGCACGCCATGCACACCATGGCCAAGGTCAAGAACGCCGCGCTCGCCGAGGGCGACACCCCCGAGCCGGCCGCCCGCGTGATCGGCGAGACCCAGGTCGTGCGCGCCGCCGACCGGCTGATCGCCAACACCGCGGGCGAGGCCGACGAGCTGATCCACCACTACGAGGCCGACCCCGGCAAGGTCGCGATCGTCCACCCCGGGGTGAACCTGGAGCGGTTCCGCGTCGCCGACGGCCGCGCCGCCGCCCGCGCCCGCCTCGGCCTGCCCCAGGACGCCCTGATCCCGCTCTTCGCGGGCCGCATCCAGCCGCTGAAGGCGCCCGACATCCTGCTCAAGGCCGTCGCGGTGCTGCTCGACGAGCGCCCCGAGCTGCGCACGCGCATGGTCGTGCCGGTCGTCGGCGGCCCGAGCGGCTCCGGCCTCGCCAAGCCCGCCGCGCTCCAGAAGCTCGCCGCACAGCTGGGCATCTCGGACGTCGTGCGGTTCCACCCGCCGGTCGGCCAGGACCAGCTCGCGGACTGGTTCCGGGCCGCCTCCCTGCTCG is a genomic window containing:
- a CDS encoding DUF2516 family protein: MQGFNSFLSLLNLALIVFSGFALVDAAIRREDAFRAADKKTKPFWLIILALAFVVNWIFGILSFLPIIGLIATIVYMVDVRPAVRQVSGGGGGRRGGSSSDGPYGPYNGGR
- a CDS encoding fused response regulator/phosphatase, which translates into the protein MPVPVPRQRAIPAVEGGQAQAASTTPSAGPARRPTARDTTGPMAAKSADISTSTSTSTTTRALGTTDVTENTTDTMATEDTSSSTAGQTTGLTLLVIEDDPTGSLTVPEVPDAAGKPIRVRTARNLTEAERLLTHDVNCILLDLALPGARTDRDGGDELETLRHVLRLAPRHAVLALTASGDAERGAEAVRVGAQDYLFRDELDGRLLGRAIRYAVERKRGDVAQRKLTESRLRAQENVRLERGLLPTPLLEGSSLRFASGYRPGRSRALLGGDFYDTVRTPDGTVHAMIGDVCGHGPDAAALGVQLRIAWRALTFAGLCGDELLSTLQRVLEHERSDEEIFATLCTVDIAPDGRRAGLCLAGHPSPLIASPGRPATLLPYENSGPALGLLPKARWPRMQVELGPSWNLMLYTDGLIEGRIGQGNQRLGQEGMVEMIRRQQAQGLRGEELLEAAMNEVRDLNGGELTDDVAVLLLDR
- a CDS encoding NlpC/P60 family protein, whose product is MSKRSTTTMAAVALVCAVTVLAAPGLAHAAPAPTPSPSATPKSKDLEAVRAKIDKLYHDAAVATDEYNAAEEKAEKQSDAIVKLAQKIADGQRRLDRLKSSAGAVAREQYRNGGIPRETQFLLSGDPQHFLDSAGRMYQGQQATKNLLSQLADTQDDLARYADDASAKWKELDAGAKEKAAAKKKIERQIKEAQELENRLEKKERERLRKLEEQAEQQAQTAWLSSGVLKEIDGRATPAGKKAVQFATAQLGKPYVWGAEGPKSYDCSGLTSQAWAAAGHGIPRTSQEQWKQLKHIDIQDMRPGDLIIYHDDASHVGMYIGDGAIIHAPRPGRTVTVAGAGSMAILGVVRPDA
- a CDS encoding class I SAM-dependent methyltransferase, whose product is MSPRTPSRPVGTVTRGTTNPNRLRRMDRWIAAVHGAALRRAADPVAVDLGYGAAPWTAVELLARLREAAPRARVVGIEIEPARVAAAKPYEREGLTFRHGGFELPLAQAPSLIRAANVLRQYDEDQVAGVWERLCGKLAPGGLLVEGTCDEIGRRHVWVALGPEGPRTVTFATRLGSLHTPSDLAERLPKALIHRNVPGEPVHAFLRDFDRAWAAAAPYASYGARQRWISTVRALTADWPVVDTPARWRQGEVTVAWGALAPVGGSRD
- the mshA gene encoding D-inositol-3-phosphate glycosyltransferase — encoded protein: MSQYVSRFRRTGAGAGPARLRFPCAQRRPRRIAMLSVHTSPLHQPGTGDAGGMNVYIVELAKRLAAINIEVEIFTRATTGGLPPEVELAPGVLVRHVDAGPYEGLAKEDLPAQLCAFTHGVMQAWAGHRPGYYDLVHSHYWLSGHVGWLAAERWGAPLVHAMHTMAKVKNAALAEGDTPEPAARVIGETQVVRAADRLIANTAGEADELIHHYEADPGKVAIVHPGVNLERFRVADGRAAARARLGLPQDALIPLFAGRIQPLKAPDILLKAVAVLLDERPELRTRMVVPVVGGPSGSGLAKPAALQKLAAQLGISDVVRFHPPVGQDQLADWFRAASLLVMPSYSESFGLVAIEAQATGTPVLAASVGGLPVAVRDGTTGFLVDGHEPAAYARVLREFADHPHLVDGMGAAAARHAQLFGWDTAAATTADVYTAAMQEHRRHVLSHHG